ATGTGTTGCCCACTATCCAGATACTGCTCTcacattctgccttcagtggGTCACTCCAGATTGACACTGGCCTCCCTGAGAGCAAAATGAGACCCCACATGTTTTGAAATCGCCATCCTTTGTGCCTGGTATCAGAATGCCACATAAACAAGGGGATTCCTAGTTTCAGCACCCTAACAGAACAGCGCTCTCTGTAGCAGGACCTGAAACCATGATTTTCACAGCAGGAAGCCGAAaataataccagcaggagagtgagtttgtgtgtgtatgggggtgggggggatgtgagaaaacctggatctatgcaggaaatagcccgacttgattatgtaaagagttgtcactttggatgggctagcaccagcaggagagtgaatttgtgtgggggggtggagggtgagaaaacctggatttgtgctggaaatggcccacctgttgatcactttagataagctattaccagcaggacagtggggtgggaggaggtattgtttcatattctctgtgtgtatataaagtctgctgcagtttccacggtatacatctgatgaagtgagctgtagctcacgaaagctcatgctcaaataaattggttagtctctaaggtgccacaagtactccttttctttttgaaaataaaacactgagggtgaaatcttggtcccattgagaacaatggCAAAACTCGAACACGGCCAGGAGTTCACCCTAAATCCACATGGAGGGATTTAAACGAATGGCCTGATTTCCACTGGCCAGGAGCCTCCAGACTCGTCCTGTGGCCTCTAAGAATGGGTTAGATCATTTGGACCAAAGAACTGACAGGAGAGTTGCTGAAATCTCAAATTCACAGACTTTGAGGTTCAAAACAATTAGGATAACAATATGTTTGCGGGGTGTGGGGATAGAGGTCTGCTCTCTCTGTACCCCTGCATTTCTGGTTCTGGAGAGCATAAGAAGCACAAAAAGGCAGCTAAAATAAAAGCATATTTCTTTCTTAGAGGAAAGCAGGTGGTGTTTCAAATCTCACTGCGGGAGGCTCAGGAATGCATAGTGTGTCTCTGTGTACTGTGGAGGAGGAACAAAGATGCAGTATCCGGATCACAATGGCATGAAGTCCTGAAACTAGGTGAAATATGGCATGGACATCCTGCCTAATGCACAGACCAAAGAGGTGTAATGAGACCTCATGGGGAAGGGGTTTGTCTCAGACTGTACTGGAATGTGGATCATAATGTAGCAAATTGTCTCTGACACATCCCCCATCCAGATCATCCCTCCTCCCTTGAGCAATCCCACTACAGCCTCCTGGCAATGTCAGCAATTGCCAACATGGAAAAGCAGCCTCAGGAAGGTATGTCTAGGTTTCTAACAGGCTGCAATACGTTAAAGCTTGCTTAGTTGTGAGGAAGAGTTACTCACGCTGGCTCTTTTTAGTCTCCACGTCCTGGCTCCCTCCCGCTGGTtctgtccctctctccttccctgcacaggctgagctcctgctggggttccCTTCACCCCCAGAAAGGCAGTTCAGGCTGATCTCCCCTTTTTCCCTGCAGCAAGAAGACACTGAGTTTAACCTAGTCTGAGGAAGTATTTCTGTGAAATGTCGCTGTGGGGTCTGGCACCGGGTTTTGGTCCTGGGTGAGGGATATcacggtgtggcagggctggacGTTCTCTACGTGGGGTGCCTACATGGACAGGCGGCCAGTACTGGGCGTTctggaggcagggagtggggtgtgtATTGACAGGCGGGCAGCACTGAGGATTGTGGATGAGGCAGGCGGTGTACACTGATAAGGTGGCAgcgctggggctgctgggggcaggcagggggtgtacATGGACTGGCGGATAGACTCTGGGGGTTGTGGGGGCAGGGATTAGCATGCACAAAgagaggcaggcagggctgggggttgtggAGGCATGGAGTGGTGTGTACACAGAGAAGCAGGCAGTGCTGGAggttgtgggggcagggaaggaggtgtACACCGAGAAGCAGGGAGAATTGAGGGTTGCGGGATAAACAGGGGGTGTACAGGGACAGTCGATCAGGGCTGGAggttgtgggggcagggagcagggtgcacaccaggggtgggcaaactacgacccgCAGGCCAGATCCAACCAATGGGATTGCCACAGCCGTGGTGCCGCGTGCCCCACACCGCTTCTAGAGACAGCCGGCACCACGTCCTTGTGGCCCCTGGGTCAGGGGGTCAGAGGGCTCCAAgagctgccctcacctgcaggcaccgccccccgcagctcccattggcaaggAACAGGGAACCCTGGCCCCAATCTGTGCTGCTGTCAccttggagctgctccaggtGAGTGGCACCAGCCAAGAGCtgacaccccaaacccctcctacaccccacaaCCTAACTCTCTGTCCTGAgctgcctgctgcaccctgcagccctcctgcacccaaaccccctgccctgagcccccatctccctgccctgagctccctcctccaCTCTGCACCCCCtacttcaccccaaacccctgccctgagcccctcccataccccgcACTcctgcccacaccccacacccttgccccacctgtACATTCACGGCCATGCAAGAAATTTCCCAACGCAGATGAGGCCTTCCGGCCAAAACTTTTGCCCACCCCAGTGTACATGGACAGGAAAGCAGGGCTGGAGGTTGAGGAGCAGACAAGAGGGCATACATGGAGAGGTTCGAAGCGCTgctgaaattatattttttcttaGTGATTGTTGATCCACGGCCAGTAATGGGACCTTTCCTGACTCCCTGTCTGTATGGGCTGGACACCATAGCTACATTACAACACACTTTCTTTGCTTTCACCTAGTTTACCAAGCACTCGAGATTGCGCTAAATCAGTGACCCATCTTCTTCATTACTtacgatccccaatttttgtgtcatctgcaaaatttatcaAAATTCAGGAATGAGAAGGGTTAGCAGCTGAGTTgctgacacctttctctgcttaCACCTGTCAGTTAACACCTGTAAATTATGTCTCAGACAGAGCTTGGTGCCTGCAAGAAAATGTCTCACCAAAATTAACAAGGGAAGCAACAGAGGTGCTGGCCTGTAGACCTAAATACCAAGACCTTTGTGCCCCTATTGCCCATTCTGTTGAACACAAATTCATATCCCACCATGATAATGTCTGTTTTCATGGGGGAAACTTGTCTCCTTTCCAACACAGGAATAGcatagtggatcagaccaatggtccatctagtccagtgtcttcTTTCTGACAGTGACAGCCCCaggtgctgcagaagaaggtgtaagaaaccgagcaggggtggatggggtgggagaTGACCTGACTGGCATGAGGGTGTCACCCTAATGCCAACAGCTAGAGATGGGTTTGTGCCCTGAAAGACATGGGTGTATAAGCTTTCCAAAATGTTTATTTACCTATAAGTTTTGTAACTGGATCATCTCATTATCCATGTAAATGTCCAAATCATTCCTGATCCTTACTTAGCTCATGGCCTCAACTAcctcttgtggcaatgagttcttcAGTCTAATTAGACACTGAGTGAAGAAAGCATTCTTTTTTTATCTGTTTTGAATTTGTCACAATTCAGTTGCATTGAATGTTCTCTTGACGTTGTGTTATGAGACACGGAGAACACATTTTCCATGTACTGTCTACCAGTTGGTAATAGACTTTTCTCAtatcccctcttattcatctcccaCTACATACGATAGTTTGGccaggcccttgatcattcttgctgcccttccctgAACTGCTCTGGTTCTGCACTATTCTGTTTGAGAAAGATGCTCAGTAGTGCACAGAGAAGTCTAGGGAAGGATGAGACATTGATTGACTGATCTCATGGCATTGAATGATTCCCCATCCCACTCTTCCTGGAACCCAAGGTTTTGCTTAGTTTCTGTCTGTGCTTGCACTGTGAGCAGGGTTTCACAGAGCTGTGCACAATGACGCCCAGGTTCCTGTCCTGAGTTCATACAGTTAAATTAGAACCTTATTAGCTGTTTGAGGAGACAAGCTTTCCACTCCAATGGACAGACAGGTTGATGTTATTGACATCCAAGTTCATCTGtaaatcgtagaatcatagaatatcaaggttggaagggacctcaggaggccatctagtccaaccccctgctcaaagcaggaccaatcaccaatttttgccccagatccctaaatggccccctcaaggattgaactcacaaccctgggtttagcaggccaatgctcaaacccttgagctatccctcccccccccacctcattgCCACCTCATTGCTCATCCCCCTTTCTAGATTGGtaataactataaaatatttactATTCTATTTGTTAAGAAGTGTgtaaccccaccacacacacacctcatgctgtgcttccctctccccacaggcaCCTTGAGCATTTCTGAGCCAGATTGATTCATCGACCACCTCATGGCAGCTTTCAATTTCACCCTCTCTGACCCTTCAACATTCATCCTAATGGGCATCCCTGGCCTGGAAGCTGCTTACATTTGGATATCCATCCCTTTCTCTATGTTCTACATTATCAGCCTGTTGGGAAATTTCATGGTTCTGTTTGTTGTAGGCAAAGAGCAGACGTTGCACAAACCGATGTACCTGCTGCTTTGCATGCTGGCACTCACAGACATCATCACGTCTACCTCCGTCACGCCAAAGGCACTGtgtatattttggttcaattttaAAGGGATTACGGTGCATGgttgcctcacccagatgttcttcctTCACGCGGTTTCTGCTATGCACTCAGCCATCCTTGTGACAATGGCCTTTGATCGCTATCttgccatatgtaaccctctgagatacGCCACCATCCTCACCAACATACGAATAGCTAAGCTAGGGCTCATGTGTTTgataagagctgttctcttcGTTCTGCCCAcgcccctgctcctgagcaggctTCCATTCTGTGCCAACCACATCATCCCCCACACATACTGCGAACCTATAGCTGTGGCAAAGATATCATGTGGGGACATCACAGTCTATAGGATCCATGGCTTGGTGATAGCACTTATAGTCATCGGGTTAGACTTGACGCTCATTGCCCTATCCTACAGTCTGATCATGAGGGCTGTCCTCAGAATCTCCTCCAAGAAAGCTCACCAGAAAGCCCTCAACACCTGCACAGCCCACATCTGTGTGATGCTATTGTCTTATactcccttcctcttctccaaccTGACACACCGATTCGGTCAGGGAATTGCTCCCCACATTCAGATCATCATGGCCAACCTCTATTTCCTCATCCCCCCCATGCTCAACCCTATCATTTATGCGGTGAAAACCAAAGAGCTTCGTGACAAAGTGGGCAAATACACCTGCAGAATGTGATTGCCGGGGGCCACTGATTTTAAACCTGTGTGACGAGAGGAAGAAAGGACATCTCTTCTTTAATCAAGGGTGCTCTGTCCCAGTTTGGCTGAGCTCAGCATTGTGGAAGTTCAGAGTCTGAGAAGTTTCTCACACCTAATGTCTTATCACTCCATCACCAAGCACTGCTCTCTCCATTGCTGAGGTCCCTCTCTCTGACCATCACCATCCATTAGTGCCTGTGTGAACAGAATTCTTGATCAGATCCCCTTTTGCCCCTCCTGACTGGTTTTTTGGCCTTGCCTTGCGATTGGGGTTGAGGCAATCTTAAAGTGTGCGTTCCAGTAACGTtttaactgctcttatctgttcccatCTTATCACCCCCACTGGCTACGCAACATAAACAATGTCTTTGATTTTTGGATACACATGCATTCTTCCTAACATGTGTGAACAAAGGACAAACATGCAAGCATAACCCAAAAATACTACCTCAGGCGGAAATACAGGCCTGGGTCCTACATTGGCACTCGCGCGCCTAAGAATCATATGTACAGTGATCTGGTGAACAAAATTAGTCTGATTTCCAGGAAGTCTGGAGgacaaaaccaaatattttaatTGGAAAGTGATAATACAGGAAAGCTGCTGCAGGAATTAAAGTCATTTTATAAGAGCTTGTGTTTTCAAGAATGGGACTGCTCTGTTAAACTATGACATCACCTTTGAGTCACATTACTTACCACTTTGTGCAGTCAATTTTCATCTGGAACCCTCAAAATACACACTAACCAGTCACATTGTCAAAGACGTCAAAAGTAGGTGTCGAGATTTCATGTTGGAGTTTGTGAAACACATGAAACTGAGACTGCCAGGTGATTGAATCTCTTTCAGTACGAAGTCCTTCTACTACGCTTAGCCCTGCATGACCTAGATTTGCTGATATTCCATTTTTACCATGTTTTGTGGAGACCTTGCACTGTTGGAGGAGCAGGGAAGAGTTTTGCTCATGATTCACTGGCCTTATACACAGGATAACCAAGCTGAGCAGTCTCGGGTTGAAGTTCTTGAATGCACGGATGCCGCTGAGAACAAAGACCTCAGTGAACTTGGTTTGTTGGCTCTTTTGTTGTTGTCGCTACCTTTTAGCGATGCTGCAGTTGAAAGACTGTCTTCTCAGATGAActtgataaaaacaaaactgtgcCACAAGATGAACTTTTAGAAAATATTCTTCCTGTTAGGGCATATATAAAACAATACCAAATCTGTCGTGAGTAATTTGCACCAAGAAAAGTAATGATTACACAGGTCATTGAGGATTTGTATGACCAGCAGCAGAAGCATTTTACTTCCAATGAAGATTGTGAGGAGGAAATGTTGCCTTTTAGAGACTAACAGTAGCCAACTAATTCAACGCAAAATATAGACATTGACCACCAGAATTGGATTCAATTTGAAATCAATAATATTATACTGTTCGTGTTGTTTTTGCACTACATACATTTTGGGATCATTTGTGGCTATTTTAAACCCTGTCATTCACTGTTTTTTGTTTGAAACATCTTTTCAAACCTCAATCTGGATACAATTACCAGTATTGGGGGTTTGATTTTGATTGTCATCTCATAGCTTTGTTGCTAATGTGGAAAAATTCCTGCTGGGGCTTGtagggttgtattttttttttttaaaaaagcaaatctaTACTAGGTATCTAATCAAAGCTTTCATTTGTTACTTAATATATAAACCaatgtgttaattaaaaaaaaaccacttatGTTTCAATAAATAGATTGGGCTACTTTTGGGTTAGTTTTTAAGTGACCTTCCGCTATTAATGCTGTCAAAATTTGGC
The nucleotide sequence above comes from Caretta caretta isolate rCarCar2 chromosome 1, rCarCar1.hap1, whole genome shotgun sequence. Encoded proteins:
- the LOC125636354 gene encoding olfactory receptor 52P1-like, coding for MAAFNFTLSDPSTFILMGIPGLEAAYIWISIPFSMFYIISLLGNFMVLFVVGKEQTLHKPMYLLLCMLALTDIITSTSVTPKALCIFWFNFKGITVHGCLTQMFFLHAVSAMHSAILVTMAFDRYLAICNPLRYATILTNIRIAKLGLMCLIRAVLFVLPTPLLLSRLPFCANHIIPHTYCEPIAVAKISCGDITVYRIHGLVIALIVIGLDLTLIALSYSLIMRAVLRISSKKAHQKALNTCTAHICVMLLSYTPFLFSNLTHRFGQGIAPHIQIIMANLYFLIPPMLNPIIYAVKTKELRDKVGKYTCRM